A window of BD1-7 clade bacterium contains these coding sequences:
- the pyk gene encoding Pyruvate kinase → MRHTKIICTIGPATDSPQMLAAMADAGMNIARLNMSHGDHPSCLNIINHIKAMNAEREQPVAILMDTQGPEIRTGMLQDELKLAEGDEITVSVRGSENVEESSLQINYEDLITSVEVGDRITVDNGLINLDVLDKDNRTLRCMVVDGGVVKSKRHVNLPGIRVNLPAITEKDHKDILFAIEQTVDFIALSFVRTPDDVLELRELLNKHNSSIKIVAKIEDQEGLSNIDAIIQVADAVMVARGDLGVEINIEDLPRVQRHIIERCAIIGRPVIVATHMLESMIENPIPTRAEVTDIANAVYEEADAIMLSGETTVGKHPIRSIDYLHRVSTVSETQPCLNFSENWDREDAKKELAYSAVRLADAINAKGILVITRAGKMALSACLSRPKKSVIYAFTFEPAVQRQLLLQRGVYPRLIDRDPDSEVMLAQAFNKLVAADEAVSGDQFVVISDLIVKDNVDAIQVRTVN, encoded by the coding sequence ATGCGACACACAAAAATCATCTGTACGATTGGGCCTGCAACGGATTCTCCGCAAATGCTCGCTGCCATGGCTGACGCTGGGATGAATATTGCGCGGTTGAATATGTCCCATGGCGATCATCCGTCTTGTCTTAATATCATTAACCATATTAAGGCCATGAATGCGGAACGTGAGCAGCCTGTTGCCATTTTGATGGACACCCAAGGCCCGGAAATCCGAACCGGTATGCTTCAAGACGAGCTTAAACTTGCAGAAGGTGATGAAATCACCGTATCGGTGCGTGGTAGCGAGAATGTTGAAGAAAGTTCTTTGCAAATTAATTACGAAGATTTGATCACCAGCGTTGAAGTCGGCGACCGTATCACAGTCGATAATGGATTGATTAATCTGGATGTTCTGGATAAAGACAACCGAACGCTGCGATGCATGGTTGTGGACGGCGGCGTCGTAAAAAGTAAGCGGCATGTGAATTTGCCCGGCATTCGCGTTAATTTGCCCGCAATTACCGAAAAAGATCATAAAGATATCCTCTTTGCGATTGAACAAACTGTGGATTTTATTGCGCTGTCATTTGTGCGAACACCGGATGACGTACTGGAACTGCGCGAGCTGCTCAATAAACATAACAGCAGCATTAAGATCGTCGCCAAAATTGAAGATCAAGAAGGTCTCAGTAACATCGATGCAATTATCCAGGTGGCCGATGCAGTTATGGTTGCTCGTGGTGATTTGGGTGTAGAAATCAATATTGAAGACCTACCGCGTGTGCAACGCCATATTATTGAACGTTGTGCGATTATCGGGCGCCCGGTTATTGTTGCGACCCACATGTTGGAATCCATGATAGAGAACCCCATTCCAACGCGCGCAGAGGTGACGGACATTGCGAATGCGGTCTACGAAGAAGCTGATGCCATTATGTTGTCGGGTGAAACCACCGTGGGTAAACATCCAATCAGAAGTATCGATTATTTACATCGGGTATCCACGGTGTCAGAGACGCAGCCATGCCTGAACTTTAGCGAAAATTGGGATCGAGAAGATGCCAAGAAAGAGCTGGCCTACAGTGCTGTTCGTTTAGCTGATGCGATTAATGCAAAAGGAATATTGGTGATTACACGTGCAGGTAAGATGGCGTTGTCGGCGTGTCTTTCTCGGCCTAAAAAGTCTGTAATTTATGCGTTTACGTTTGAACCAGCAGTTCAACGTCAATTGCTATTGCAGCGCGGTGTGTATCCGCGCCTAATTGATAGAGACCCCGATTCCGAGGTAATGCTTGCTCAAGCGTTTAACAAGTTAGTTGCGGCGGACGAGGCTGTTTCCGGCGATCAGTTTGTGGTTATTTCAGACTTGATTGTCAAAGATAATGTTGATGCGATTCAGGTGCGGACTGTCAATTAA
- the lexA gene encoding LexA repressor: MIKLTKRQQEVLDLIKRYIGETGFPPTRANIAAELGFRSPNAAEEHLKALARKGAIVMTPGASRGIRIPQEENPGLPIVGKVAAGNPIISADNIMDRCEIPANFFRPGADYLLQVQGDSMVDVGIMDGDLLAVHNTNTANEGEIIVARVDDEVTVKRLKHGAQKHEILLIAENPEYSPIEVDLREQQFSIEGISVGVIRRTH, translated from the coding sequence ATGATTAAGTTGACCAAAAGGCAGCAGGAAGTTCTCGATCTAATTAAGCGCTATATCGGTGAAACCGGATTTCCACCTACCCGCGCTAATATCGCCGCCGAGCTAGGGTTTCGGTCGCCAAACGCTGCAGAAGAGCATTTGAAAGCCCTCGCGCGCAAAGGCGCCATCGTAATGACACCCGGTGCATCTCGCGGCATACGTATTCCGCAAGAAGAAAACCCTGGGCTTCCTATCGTTGGTAAAGTCGCCGCTGGTAATCCAATTATCTCTGCAGACAACATCATGGATCGCTGTGAAATTCCCGCCAACTTCTTTCGCCCCGGTGCAGATTACCTGCTTCAAGTTCAAGGTGATAGCATGGTCGATGTCGGCATCATGGATGGTGACCTTCTAGCCGTGCACAATACTAACACAGCAAATGAGGGAGAGATCATCGTCGCACGTGTTGACGATGAGGTCACCGTCAAACGATTAAAACACGGTGCACAGAAACACGAAATTTTGCTGATTGCGGAAAACCCAGAATACAGCCCAATCGAAGTTGATTTGCGTGAACAACAATTTTCTATCGAAGGCATCAGCGTTGGGGTTATTCGTCGTACCCACTAA
- the ynaI gene encoding Low conductance mechanosensitive channel YnaI, with product MDAVLAFLHLSTLTDLYRLLITLGVILIGAVVLNTVLQKFLRTLTSKLADRNLPWPSIVTWGISKPLSILVLIYAVYSMLLALPVKLIGKSVLANVSTVVDVLVAAVICWASFRIIERAKIVFKDHGTADMTTVLAISRLLQTLIIIFFALNIMQKIGFNIQSILAVGGIGGVALGFASKDLLANFFGGLMIYLDRPFSEGDWIRSPDRQIEGTVERIGWRLTMIRTFDKRPLYVPNSVFANISVENPSRMLNRRIYETIGVRYDDGRVVKAIVDDVRQMLQRHNDIEQNATMIVNLVSFGASSLNFFIYTFTKTTNWIEFHHIKEDVMLKIIDIIEQHGAEIAFPTTTVLFGEGGEPLANEVVSIEPDGSASSN from the coding sequence ATGGATGCAGTACTCGCATTCTTGCACCTTTCAACACTGACAGATCTTTATCGACTGTTGATCACACTTGGCGTGATTTTGATTGGCGCTGTTGTGTTGAACACGGTTTTGCAAAAATTCTTGCGAACACTAACGTCAAAACTGGCAGATCGGAATTTGCCCTGGCCCAGCATAGTAACCTGGGGAATTTCCAAACCTCTATCAATACTGGTGTTGATATACGCGGTTTATTCCATGTTGTTAGCACTGCCGGTTAAGCTGATCGGAAAATCTGTGCTCGCTAATGTATCGACTGTTGTTGATGTGTTGGTTGCTGCTGTAATTTGTTGGGCCTCATTCCGGATTATTGAACGCGCAAAAATCGTATTCAAAGATCACGGTACAGCGGATATGACGACTGTCCTTGCGATCAGCCGACTATTGCAGACGTTGATCATTATTTTCTTTGCGCTGAATATTATGCAAAAAATCGGGTTCAATATTCAGAGTATATTGGCGGTTGGCGGCATTGGTGGTGTGGCGCTGGGTTTTGCTTCCAAAGATCTGTTAGCGAATTTTTTTGGTGGATTGATGATTTATTTGGATCGTCCGTTTTCAGAAGGAGATTGGATTCGGTCACCGGATCGGCAAATAGAGGGCACAGTCGAACGGATTGGTTGGCGGCTGACGATGATTCGCACTTTTGATAAACGGCCGTTGTACGTGCCGAATTCTGTGTTTGCGAATATCAGTGTTGAGAACCCATCTCGCATGTTGAATCGACGCATCTATGAAACCATCGGTGTACGTTATGACGACGGCAGGGTTGTTAAAGCCATCGTCGATGATGTTCGTCAAATGTTGCAGCGGCACAATGATATCGAACAGAACGCGACCATGATTGTGAATCTTGTCAGCTTCGGTGCTTCGTCGTTGAATTTCTTTATTTATACCTTTACTAAAACAACCAACTGGATTGAATTTCATCATATTAAAGAAGATGTGATGTTGAAGATTATAGATATTATCGAACAACATGGGGCTGAAATTGCGTTTCCGACAACGACCGTTCTATTTGGCGAGGGCGGCGAGCCGCTAGCTAACGAGGTAGTTTCGATTGAGCCGGACGGCTCAGCTTCATCTAACTGA
- a CDS encoding S-methyl-5'-thioinosine phosphorylase — translation MLGIIGGTGLTRLAELQILAEQFVQTPYGEPSSNILTGELNGETLLFIARHGFEHTLAPHLVNYRANIWALKSLGVEEIVAVNAVGGIADDCSTGDLCIPDQIIDYTYDREFTFCDGPGVQLQHIEFTEPYTSSLRSSLTAAAASAGISVKDGGVYGAMQGPRLETAAEIRRMKRDGCDLVGMTGMPEAALACELELNYASICMVVNKAAGLSDEPITLDDILAATEQTVVHAKQILVSLCDARRS, via the coding sequence ATGTTAGGCATTATTGGCGGCACAGGCCTTACTCGATTAGCCGAATTGCAAATACTGGCTGAACAATTCGTGCAAACACCGTATGGAGAGCCTTCGTCAAATATTCTGACAGGTGAATTAAACGGCGAGACACTGTTATTTATTGCCAGGCACGGGTTTGAACATACCCTTGCGCCACATTTGGTGAATTATCGGGCAAATATTTGGGCGCTTAAGTCGTTGGGCGTAGAGGAGATTGTTGCGGTTAACGCCGTTGGTGGTATTGCGGATGATTGCAGTACTGGCGATTTGTGTATTCCTGATCAAATTATTGATTACACCTACGATAGGGAGTTCACCTTCTGTGATGGGCCAGGAGTGCAACTGCAGCACATTGAGTTTACCGAGCCTTATACATCATCTCTACGCAGTTCCCTAACTGCTGCGGCTGCTTCAGCGGGTATTAGTGTTAAGGATGGTGGTGTTTATGGGGCGATGCAGGGGCCGCGATTAGAAACTGCTGCGGAAATTCGGCGAATGAAACGTGATGGTTGTGATCTCGTGGGCATGACAGGTATGCCTGAGGCTGCGTTGGCTTGTGAATTGGAATTGAACTACGCCAGCATTTGTATGGTGGTCAATAAGGCGGCTGGGTTAAGTGATGAGCCGATTACGTTGGATGATATTCTTGCCGCGACTGAGCAGACTGTTGTGCACGCTAAACAAATATTGGTTTCACTGTGTGACGCAAGGCGTTCGTAG
- the uvrB gene encoding UvrABC system protein B, with translation MNKPFEVRSSYQPAGDQPVAIESLVEGIDSGLRTQILLGVTGSGKTFTIANVIEKLQRPTIIMAHNKTLAAQLYGEFKEFFPNNAVEYFVSYYDYYQPEAYVPSSDTFIDKDSSVNEHIEQMRLSATKALLERKDCIVVATVSAIYGLGDPQSYLSMMLHLDRGDQIDQREILRRLAELQYTRNDQDFYRGTYRARGDVIDVYPADSDFEAIRIELFDDEIEQLAVFDPLTGHVIRKVPRFTIYPKTHYVAPRETLLKAIDSVEEELRERLDYLRKNDKLVEAQRLEQRTRYDLEMMRELGFCTGIENYSRWLSGRGTGEPPPTLFDYLPKNALVVVDESHVTIPQIGAMYKGDRSRKETLVQYGFRLPSALDNRPMRFEEWESIVGQMICVSATPGAYELEHGDQTVEQIVRPTGLVDPEIIVKPAGNQVDDLFDEIQATVKMDQRVLVTVLTKRMAEDLTDYLADNGVRVRYLHSDIDTVERVEIIRDFRLGEFDVLVGINLLREGLDMPEVSLVTILDADKEGFLRSERSLIQTIGRAARNLHGRAILYADRITGSMQRAMDETDRRRAKQLAFNVENGITPKGVKKSVADILEGAVIPGSRGKRKAKQGKDSVAEAAKVKSMTPKQLEKHIEALENRMHEHAKNLEFEDAANLRDELQKLKQQAFR, from the coding sequence ATGAATAAACCTTTTGAGGTCCGATCTTCCTACCAGCCGGCAGGCGATCAACCCGTTGCCATTGAATCCCTTGTTGAGGGGATTGATTCCGGGCTGCGTACTCAGATTTTACTTGGCGTTACCGGCTCGGGTAAGACGTTTACCATTGCCAATGTCATTGAGAAGCTGCAACGTCCTACGATTATTATGGCCCACAATAAAACGTTGGCCGCTCAGCTGTACGGCGAGTTCAAAGAGTTCTTTCCAAACAACGCCGTCGAGTACTTTGTTTCTTATTACGATTATTATCAGCCCGAAGCCTATGTGCCTTCATCCGATACCTTTATTGATAAGGATTCGTCGGTTAACGAGCATATCGAGCAAATGCGTCTCTCTGCCACCAAAGCACTGCTGGAACGTAAAGACTGTATCGTTGTTGCGACAGTATCGGCGATTTATGGTTTGGGTGACCCACAATCTTATTTGAGCATGATGCTGCATCTAGATCGTGGAGATCAGATCGATCAACGTGAGATACTGCGCCGATTAGCCGAGCTTCAGTACACACGTAACGATCAAGATTTTTATCGCGGTACATATCGTGCTCGTGGGGACGTTATTGATGTTTATCCGGCAGATTCTGATTTCGAAGCCATCAGAATTGAGCTGTTTGATGATGAAATCGAGCAGCTGGCTGTATTTGATCCGTTGACCGGGCATGTTATTCGAAAGGTGCCGCGTTTTACGATTTATCCGAAGACACACTATGTAGCGCCGCGTGAAACTTTACTGAAAGCCATCGATAGTGTTGAGGAGGAGCTGCGAGAACGGCTCGACTACTTGCGCAAGAATGACAAGCTGGTCGAAGCTCAGCGACTGGAGCAGCGGACCCGCTATGATCTTGAAATGATGCGCGAGTTGGGATTTTGTACAGGTATAGAAAACTATTCACGTTGGCTATCCGGTCGCGGGACGGGCGAGCCACCACCGACGCTTTTTGATTACTTGCCCAAAAATGCGTTGGTGGTTGTTGATGAGTCGCATGTCACGATTCCGCAAATCGGCGCGATGTATAAAGGTGACCGCTCGCGTAAAGAAACACTCGTTCAATACGGTTTCCGGCTGCCATCAGCGCTGGATAACCGGCCCATGCGTTTTGAAGAGTGGGAATCTATTGTTGGTCAGATGATTTGTGTCTCGGCAACACCGGGTGCGTATGAACTTGAGCATGGTGATCAAACAGTTGAGCAAATCGTGCGCCCAACCGGTTTGGTTGACCCTGAAATCATCGTTAAACCTGCCGGTAATCAGGTTGATGATCTATTTGACGAAATTCAGGCAACGGTGAAGATGGATCAGCGCGTATTGGTTACCGTATTAACAAAACGCATGGCAGAAGATCTGACGGATTACTTGGCTGATAACGGTGTTCGTGTGCGTTATCTGCATTCCGATATTGATACAGTTGAGCGTGTAGAGATCATTCGAGATTTTCGATTGGGTGAATTTGACGTTCTGGTCGGTATCAATCTGTTGCGAGAGGGCCTTGATATGCCAGAAGTATCGTTGGTGACAATCCTCGATGCGGACAAAGAAGGTTTCTTGCGTTCTGAGCGTTCTTTGATTCAGACGATAGGCCGTGCAGCGCGTAACTTACACGGTCGAGCGATATTGTATGCGGATAGAATTACCGGCTCGATGCAGCGTGCGATGGATGAGACTGATAGACGTCGCGCCAAGCAGCTGGCGTTTAATGTAGAGAACGGTATTACGCCAAAAGGTGTGAAAAAGAGCGTTGCAGATATTCTTGAAGGTGCAGTGATACCGGGCTCTCGTGGTAAGCGTAAAGCCAAGCAGGGTAAAGACTCAGTCGCAGAGGCAGCAAAAGTTAAGTCGATGACACCCAAGCAGCTCGAAAAACACATCGAGGCGCTTGAAAATCGTATGCATGAGCATGCGAAGAATCTTGAATTTGAGGATGCTGCCAATCTTAGAGATGAGTTGCAGAAGTTAAAGCAGCAGGCATTCCGATAA
- the qmcA gene encoding Protein QmcA yields the protein MTTGLIVAAALLFLAFVTLFMGVKLVPQGSKWVIQRLGKYHLTLTPGLNLIIPYIDAVAYRVTTKDIVLEIPAQEVITKDNAVIVTNAVAYINIVQPEKAVYGVEDFKLAIQTLVQTSLRSIIGDMTLDESLSSRDAIKARLKAAISDEIADWGITLKTVEIQDINPSPTMQHAMEEQAAAERARRATVTRAGGQKEAQILEAEGRLEASKRDAEAQVILADASKAAIERVSSAIGDSQTPVAYLLGEKYIRSIEQLAESENAKTVIYPADLQRVVKAFFERS from the coding sequence ATGACGACGGGTTTGATTGTTGCAGCAGCTTTGCTGTTTCTAGCATTTGTTACGCTGTTTATGGGGGTGAAACTGGTTCCTCAAGGGTCCAAGTGGGTTATTCAGCGTCTGGGTAAATACCATCTGACGCTCACGCCGGGGTTAAATCTGATCATTCCTTACATTGATGCTGTGGCTTATCGCGTTACGACTAAGGATATTGTTCTTGAAATCCCCGCCCAGGAAGTCATTACCAAAGATAACGCAGTAATCGTGACCAATGCTGTTGCCTACATCAATATTGTGCAGCCGGAGAAGGCTGTATACGGTGTTGAAGATTTCAAACTGGCGATTCAAACGCTGGTGCAGACGTCTTTGCGATCGATTATTGGCGATATGACTTTGGATGAATCTTTATCATCGCGAGACGCCATCAAGGCGCGGTTGAAGGCGGCTATTTCTGACGAAATCGCAGATTGGGGGATTACCCTGAAAACCGTCGAAATTCAGGATATTAACCCATCACCCACCATGCAGCATGCAATGGAGGAACAAGCAGCCGCAGAGCGTGCGAGACGAGCGACAGTTACGCGCGCAGGCGGGCAGAAGGAAGCTCAGATTTTGGAAGCGGAAGGCCGGCTTGAAGCTTCCAAGCGCGATGCTGAAGCGCAAGTTATTCTTGCCGATGCGAGTAAGGCGGCGATTGAACGTGTCAGTAGTGCGATCGGGGATAGCCAAACGCCGGTTGCATACCTGTTAGGTGAGAAATACATCCGGTCGATTGAGCAATTAGCTGAGTCAGAGAACGCCAAAACAGTTATTTACCCGGCTGATCTACAACGAGTTGTGAAGGCATTTTTTGAGCGGTCGTAA
- the dipZ gene encoding Protein DipZ — protein sequence MEFSAIPLAFFAGAVGLLSPCVLPMIPVVTASAMRSSKAGLLFLALGISLAFAVSGTILTYILLNAGISPDVLREVSATLMIIMGIVLVIPRATDAMSQALARLQAFFPAPNATQQSAAGQFIVGCSLGFVWLPCVGPTIGSAIALASTGQQMGMAFLVMLSFGIGSALPLIVIGYLITLPAEKLAIGGKIGKWVLALALIALGITILTGVDRMLEAWAMHILPDWIFEY from the coding sequence ATGGAATTTTCTGCCATCCCGCTGGCATTTTTTGCTGGCGCAGTGGGACTATTGTCTCCCTGTGTACTCCCCATGATACCGGTTGTCACGGCATCCGCGATGCGAAGCTCCAAGGCGGGGTTATTATTTCTTGCACTAGGCATTAGTCTCGCATTTGCGGTCTCAGGAACGATACTGACCTATATCTTGCTGAATGCCGGTATTTCACCGGATGTACTGCGAGAGGTTTCAGCGACACTGATGATTATCATGGGCATTGTGCTTGTTATTCCTAGAGCCACAGACGCCATGAGCCAGGCACTGGCGAGACTACAAGCATTCTTCCCTGCCCCGAATGCCACCCAGCAGTCTGCCGCCGGGCAGTTTATCGTTGGCTGTTCGCTTGGATTTGTTTGGCTCCCCTGTGTCGGCCCCACCATCGGCAGCGCAATAGCCTTAGCCTCAACGGGTCAACAAATGGGAATGGCATTCTTGGTTATGCTGTCTTTTGGTATCGGCAGCGCCCTGCCGTTAATTGTTATCGGTTATTTAATAACATTACCGGCTGAGAAACTCGCCATCGGTGGTAAAATCGGCAAATGGGTGTTGGCATTAGCACTAATTGCGTTGGGTATAACAATACTGACCGGCGTCGACCGGATGCTCGAAGCGTGGGCTATGCATATTCTGCCCGACTGGATTTTCGAATACTGA
- the panS_5 gene encoding Pantothenate precursors transporter PanS, with amino-acid sequence MPGRITRLFPVFAIAAGMAGYLAPEAFGSLKSAIVPLLALIMFLMGVTLSAADFTRVLRMPLAVLTGVGLQFLIMPTSALALTHIFDLGDFAAGVILVGCCSGGTASNLICYLARGDLALSITMTLTTTLIGVFLTPLLAWQLLDVSLAVDYHAMFITIFKIVFLPVLLGIAVNYGLRSMVIRITPAIPALSVAAICFIISIVVALNADRLLTAGASLVLVVMLHNLIGLGLTYQVAGWLGFSESVRRTLAIEVGMQNSGLAVALALKFVTPAAALAGALFSIWHNLSGSILASYWSRRTQIE; translated from the coding sequence GAAATCCGCGATTGTGCCGTTGTTGGCACTGATTATGTTTTTGATGGGTGTAACACTATCTGCCGCGGATTTTACTCGCGTTTTGCGTATGCCATTAGCCGTATTAACCGGCGTTGGGCTGCAATTTTTGATTATGCCTACGTCTGCGCTCGCATTGACACATATCTTTGATCTCGGCGACTTCGCCGCTGGCGTCATATTAGTCGGATGCTGTTCAGGAGGAACCGCATCAAACTTGATCTGCTATTTGGCGCGTGGAGATTTGGCGTTATCAATAACCATGACGCTGACAACGACATTGATTGGCGTATTCCTCACGCCACTACTCGCCTGGCAACTGCTGGATGTATCTTTGGCGGTTGATTACCATGCGATGTTTATCACCATTTTCAAAATTGTTTTCTTGCCCGTACTACTCGGCATCGCAGTGAACTACGGACTGCGCAGCATGGTTATCCGAATAACGCCTGCGATACCGGCATTATCGGTTGCTGCAATCTGCTTCATTATCAGCATTGTAGTTGCGTTAAACGCTGATCGTTTGCTAACTGCTGGGGCATCTCTGGTATTGGTTGTTATGCTCCACAACCTTATCGGTCTTGGCTTAACTTACCAAGTTGCAGGCTGGTTAGGGTTCTCAGAATCTGTTCGAAGAACGCTGGCAATCGAAGTCGGCATGCAAAACTCAGGCTTGGCAGTCGCTTTGGCGCTCAAGTTTGTCACCCCAGCTGCTGCGCTTGCAGGTGCTCTTTTCAGTATTTGGCATAACCTATCTGGCTCCATCCTTGCCAGTTATTGGAGCCGCAGAACCCAGATCGAATAA